One genomic segment of Ipomoea triloba cultivar NCNSP0323 chromosome 9, ASM357664v1 includes these proteins:
- the LOC116030439 gene encoding GDSL esterase/lipase 1-like has protein sequence MASLCVHYVFALGLLASFFNSVHCIVTPPNDEPVMFVFGDSLYDAGNNNYINTTNDFKANFRPYGETSFPDPTGRFADGLLIPDHIAKFANKPEFVKPYLAIKKQNGRFSNGVNFASAGAGSLDGTNAGLVISLKPQLGYFKKVSQQLKQEMGIIKSKRLLSNAVYMFSIGSNDYSTFITNSTLLNSYTPNQYVDMVVGNMSTVFQEIYKEGGRKFAILSVGAIGCVPSARAANFQPGSSECLEILQTLAKSHNEALQKLLKNLATKLRGFKYSYFDYFQSAIDTISNPSANGFTEVKDACCGSGKFRGDPSCGGQRGMTVFELCPDVNNFLFWDYNHPTEKANKLSATLMWDTSPYVTPNNVKSFFQS, from the exons ATGGCTAGTTTATGTGTTCACTACGTGTTTGCCTTGGGTTTGCTTGCCAGCTTTTTTAACTCGGTGCATTGTATAGTTACTCCCCCTAATGATGAACCAGTAATGTTTGTGTTTGGAGACTCGTTGTATGATGCTGGCAACAATAACTACATTAACACTACCAATGATTTCAAGGCTAATTTTCGACCATATGGCGAAACATCTTTTCCTGACCCTACTGGCAGGTTTGCAGATGGTCTCCTCATTCCTGATCATATTG CCAAGTTTGCAAACAAGCCTGAATTCGTTAAGCCATATCTCGCAATCAAGAAACAGAACGGTCGATTTAGCAATGGCGTCAACTTTGCATCAGCCGGTGCCGGTAGTCTTGATGGAACCAATGCAGGCCTG GTAATTTCTTTAAAACCACAGCTGGGATATTTCAAGAAAGTCTCACAACAACTGAAGCAGGAGATGGGGATTATCAAGTCAAAACGACTGCTCTCTAATGCTGTCTACATGTTTAGCATTGGCAGTAACGACTATAGCACTTTCATAACCAACTCCACCCTTCTAAATTCATATACCCCGAATCAATACGTAGATATGGTGGTTGGTAACATGTCAACTGTTTTCCAG GAAATATACAAGGAAGGAGGAAGGAAATTCGCTATTCTTTCGGTGGGTGCTATAGGATGTGTACCATCTGCTAGGGCTGCCAACTTCCAACCTGGCAGTAGTGAATGTTTGGAGATTCTTCAAACCTTGGCCAAATCGCATAATGAGGCTCTACAAAAACTGCTCAAAAATTTAGCCACGAAATTACGAGGATTCAAGTATTCCTACTTTGATTATTTCCAATCTGCCATAGATACAATTAGTAATCCATCTGCTAATG GTTTCACAGAGGTGAAAGATGCATGTTGTGGCAGTGGTAAATTTCGAGGAGATCCAAGTTGTGGAGGACAAAGAGGAATGACAGTTTTTGAGTTATGCCCAGATGTCAACAACTTTTTGTTTTGGGACTACAATCATCCCACTGAGAAGGCCAACAAGCTTTCCGCTACACTGATGTGGGATACAAGCCCCTATGTTACACCTAACAATGTCAAGTCCTTCTTTCAATCCTAG